A single Desulfovibrio gilichinskyi DNA region contains:
- a CDS encoding MBL fold metallo-hydrolase produces the protein MIKFKITYIFHNCFVLDVGNLSIVFDIPAQRFRMRRTLSALEEAIRGRDVVVFFSHSHLDHFAPDYMEVCGCAKSVKAVLADDIGEMYQNDFFENALVVEPDEKYFFENLKIETLMSNDLGVAFMIETAEGLKIYNGGDLACWDWDNSSEAEQKFAKTFFENAADRISEFGSHIAFSNVERRLESLAGGPLLVEKVQPHIFVPTHALGRTEWLEGLHERLGIKPCRYFNYRRPGDCCTFKVTPSATLFERG, from the coding sequence ATGATTAAATTTAAGATTACCTATATTTTCCATAATTGTTTTGTTCTTGATGTTGGAAATTTGAGTATTGTTTTTGATATTCCTGCACAGAGATTCCGCATGCGCCGGACTCTGTCTGCATTAGAAGAAGCCATCCGCGGACGTGATGTTGTTGTATTTTTTTCTCACAGCCATTTGGATCATTTCGCTCCAGATTACATGGAAGTGTGTGGCTGTGCGAAATCTGTGAAAGCGGTGCTGGCTGATGATATCGGCGAGATGTATCAAAATGATTTTTTTGAAAACGCACTTGTTGTAGAGCCGGATGAAAAGTATTTTTTTGAAAATCTAAAAATAGAAACTCTTATGTCGAATGACTTAGGTGTCGCTTTTATGATTGAAACAGCGGAAGGATTAAAAATATATAATGGCGGTGACTTAGCCTGCTGGGATTGGGATAATTCGTCCGAAGCTGAACAAAAATTTGCGAAAACCTTTTTTGAAAATGCGGCAGATAGAATTTCAGAATTTGGATCGCATATTGCTTTTTCCAATGTTGAAAGACGGCTTGAGAGTTTAGCAGGCGGGCCGCTTTTAGTCGAAAAAGTGCAACCTCATATTTTTGTGCCGACTCATGCTTTAGGGCGGACAGAGTGGCTTGAAGGGTTGCACGAACGCCTTGGAATTAAGCCATGCCGATACTTTAATTATCGCAGGCCCGGGGATTGCTGTACTTTTAAAGTAACTCCTTCCGCCACCCTGTTCGAAAGAGGTTAA